The Planococcus donghaensis genome contains a region encoding:
- a CDS encoding glutaredoxin family protein, whose amino-acid sequence MFTLYTRANCPLCDEAKLMMQLVNEDIPFSYKEVDIESDDALHEKYMLMIPVLEKDNEILVYGNIGYVELVEALEN is encoded by the coding sequence ATGTTTACGCTATATACTCGTGCTAACTGTCCGCTTTGTGATGAAGCTAAGTTAATGATGCAACTTGTTAACGAAGATATTCCGTTTTCTTATAAAGAAGTAGATATTGAAAGTGATGATGCATTACACGAAAAATATATGCTAATGATTCCTGTCTTAGAAAAAGATAACGAAATATTAGTATACGGCAATATCGGTTATGTAGAACTAGTAGAAGCGTTAGAAAATTAA